The Limanda limanda chromosome 20, fLimLim1.1, whole genome shotgun sequence genome has a segment encoding these proteins:
- the chst2b gene encoding carbohydrate sulfotransferase 2 yields MRGKQYHQPLKLTAPWEKDAGFGRKLKTYRNHTKIIAQPGIVMKVLRRKRIVLFMAYILLLVLTMLNLANYKWTKEPQQCNHQMRSTTYQSRSDIRFLYRPSLARKRQLIYVLTTWRSGSSFFGELFNQNPDVFFLYEPMWHIWQKLYPGDAVSLQGAARDMLSSLYRCDLSVFQLYNSPGGKNFTSLGLFGATLNKVVCSYPLCSAYRKEVVGMVDDKVCKKCPPQSLRLLEDECLKYNTIVIKGVRILDVNVLAPLMEDPSLDLKVIHLVRDPRAVANSRIKSRHGLIRENLQVVRSRDPKLRRIPFVDPGHKANKKDGSDYHSIGAMEVICDRTSRTLRTALHPPPWLKGKYMAVRYEDLVENPVKTLRNIYRFANLTSNHEIESFALNMTSGSSSSSKPFIVSSRNATQAASAWRTVLSIQQIKQVEDYCHHSMSVLGYERVRTAGEAKDMSRPLLTHSKL; encoded by the coding sequence atGAGAGGGAAGCAGTACCACCAGCCTCTGAAGTTGACAGCACCTTGGGAGAAGGATGCTGGCTTTGGGAGGAAGCTCAAGACCTACAGGAACCACACCAAGATCATAGCCCAGCCCGGGATCGTGATGAAAGTCCTGCGCAGGAAGAGGATCGTGTTGTTCATGGCCTAcatcctgctgctggtgctCACCATGCTCAACCTGGCCAACTACAAGTGGACCAAGGAGCCCCAGCAGTGCAACCACCAGATGAGGAGCACCACCTACCAGAGCAGGTCGGACATCCGCTTCCTCTACAGGCCCTCGCTGGCCAGGAAGAGGCAGCTCATCTACGTGCTGACCACCTGGAGGTCGGGCTCCTCGTTCTTCGGGGAGCTCTTCAACCAGAATCCAGATGTGTTCTTCCTGTACGAGCCCATGTGGCACATCTGGCAGAAGCTGTACCCGGGCGACGCGGTGTCTCTGCAAGGCGCCGCCCGGGACATGCTCAGCTCGCTGTACCGCTGCGACCTGTCGGTGTTCCAGCTGTACAACAGCCCCGGGGGCAAGAACTTCACCTCCCTGGGCCTGTTTGGGGCCACCCTCAATAAAGTGGTGTGTTCCTACCCCCTGTGCTCGGCCTACAGGAAGGAGGTGGTGGGGATGGTGGATGACAAGGTGTGTAAAAAGTGTCCTCCTCAAAGCCTTAGACTGCTGGAGGACGAGTGCCTCAAGTATAACACCATAGTCATTAAAGGGGTTCGCATTCTGGATGTTAACGTGTTGGCTCCGCTCATGGAGGACCCGTCCCTGGATCTGAAGGTGATACACCTGGTGAGAGACCCCCGGGCCGTGGCCAACTCCAGGATCAAGTCCCGACACGGCCTGATAAGGGAGAACCTACAGGTGGTCCGCAGCAGGGACCCCAAACTCCGCCGGATACCTTTCGTGGATCCGGGCCACAAGGCCAACAAGAAGGACGGCTCGGACTACCACTCCATCGGCGCCATGGAGGTGATCTGCGACCGCACCTCCAGGACTTTGAGGACTGCCTTGCACCCGCCCCCCTGGCTGAAGGGGAAGTACATGGCGGTGCGCTACGAGGACCTGGTGGAGAACCCGGTCAAGACCTTGCGGAACATCTACCGCTTCGCCAACCTGACCAGCAACCACGAGATCGAGTCCTTCGCGCTGAACATGACCagtggctccagctcctcctccaagCCGTTCATAGTCTCGTCCAGGAACGCCACACAGGCCGCGAGCGCGTGGAGGACAGTGCTCAGCATTCAACAGATCAAACAGGTGGAGGACTACTGTCACCACTCCATGTCCGTTCTAGGGTACGAGCGAGTCCGAACGGCCGGGGAGGCTAAGGACATGAGCAGACCACTGCTGACACACTCCAAACTGTGA